The sequence AGCGGCGTAATGTAGGTCAGATCAGAATCAGCATCTTGCCGGTATGTCAGGCAAAGTACACCTCTACTGCTGCAACCACTTCCTCGGCGAGTTTGACGGCATTGTCAGCCAGATCTTGCTGATACACGTTGGCCGGAATATCACCAGGAAGGCCGTTCGGGTAACGGGTCGGAATATAGAAGCTGTCAAGAATGCCCCAGCGGGATACTGATTGCTGAAAAGTCGGCTGGTACGATCCGGCGCGGAGACATAACTGACGTACTGAGTGTCCGACAACAAGTTCTTCTCCCTGAGCATAGAGAAATGCTTTAAGCGCCTTTTCTGCTACCTGTTGAGCGAGGAAGCAGGCCAGATACCACGCCCCCTGGTCACGTAAATGACGACACCAGTGGAGATCGATTTGCGCTTGTTGCAGCCAGCGCGCCCCTTCAGCTTTCGGATCGTTTCTCATATAGTACCTTTCCGGTTGCTAATGCGTGACG comes from Chloroflexus sp. Y-396-1 and encodes:
- a CDS encoding HEPN domain-containing protein, which produces MRNDPKAEGARWLQQAQIDLHWCRHLRDQGAWYLACFLAQQVAEKALKAFLYAQGEELVVGHSVRQLCLRAGSYQPTFQQSVSRWGILDSFYIPTRYPNGLPGDIPANVYQQDLADNAVKLAEEVVAAVEVYFA